Part of the Methanobacterium paludis genome is shown below.
GGTCTCATGGGTGATAACTTGCAGAACGTTGAAATCAACCTTAAACACTTTAAAAAGGTTAAAATTGCAGGGGATATTGAGAAATCCGATAGCATGATTGTGATGTCCCACTTCAAAGGTCATGGGATGAGCGGATTTGGAGGTGCATTGAAGAACCTTGCAATGGGATGTGCTTCTTCTAAGGGGAAGGTTGAACAGCATGAATGCGCCAAACCATTAATTAATGAGCTTTGCACAGGGTGCGGAAACTGTATTGAGGTATGTCCAGTATCTGCAATGAAGCTTGAAAACCAGAAATCCGTTATTGATTACGATGAATGCATAGGATGCAACAACTGTGTGGATAACTGCCCAGAGTCTGCAATAGATCTTGACTGGGATAAGATGGAAACTTTCATGGAAAACATGGTTGAATACGCCTATGGGGCCGTTAAAAACAAGAAAGGTAAGGTTGGATACATCAACTTCCTCATGAACATAACACCTGACTGTGACTGTCTCCCGTGGAGCGACAGGCCCATAGTCCCAGATATAGGAATTTTAGCTTCTTCAGACCCTGTTGCACTCGATGCTGCAAGTTACGACCTCATAAACCAACATGAAGGATTTAAAAACTCTTTACTTCACATGCACCACGGTGAAGGTGAGGATAAATTCACCGGCGTCTGGAGTGGTGTTGATGGACACGTGCAAATTAAATACGGCGAAAAGATCGGTCTTGGATCTGCAGACTACCAATTAGTGGACATAGATGGCTAGTACTTCGCTTTAATTTCATTATTTTTGCTTTAATTCAAGTATTTTTGAAATAAAATGAGGATTAAAACTTGAGAAACATTTAAACGGTTTAAAAGTTTGAAACTCATAAAAATTTGTTTTAAAATTAATAATAACCGTATCTAAGAAGATATGTCCAACTGATTGTTCTACGGTAGAATTCGACAAACTATGATACGGTCTATAATTTTCTACGGTAGAATAATAAC
Proteins encoded:
- a CDS encoding DUF362 domain-containing protein produces the protein MANNVYFTDFKSRSSEDNKINKVKRLFEAAGFGNFMGENDLTAVKLHFGEVGNDSYINPVFVRQVVEKISENGAKPFLTDTNTLYYGSRHNSVDHMKTAVLHGFDYAVVGAPLIIADGLMGDNLQNVEINLKHFKKVKIAGDIEKSDSMIVMSHFKGHGMSGFGGALKNLAMGCASSKGKVEQHECAKPLINELCTGCGNCIEVCPVSAMKLENQKSVIDYDECIGCNNCVDNCPESAIDLDWDKMETFMENMVEYAYGAVKNKKGKVGYINFLMNITPDCDCLPWSDRPIVPDIGILASSDPVALDAASYDLINQHEGFKNSLLHMHHGEGEDKFTGVWSGVDGHVQIKYGEKIGLGSADYQLVDIDG